One genomic region from Haloarcula taiwanensis encodes:
- a CDS encoding pyridoxamine 5'-phosphate oxidase, whose translation MTVAELEDFGMLQMDSEDIETTLERKSVGVLGVPTDSAPLLRPLSFWYDGDAALYFVYVLGTDSRKVTASDDAAIARFLVYDIETTFNWRSVLLTGSIERIPDDERRAIEEQIDTSWKPDVFERAAETEATALYRFRIDDRAGIKQLELPHELRTESSSSRPD comes from the coding sequence ATGACAGTTGCCGAACTGGAAGATTTCGGGATGCTCCAGATGGACAGCGAGGACATCGAAACGACCCTCGAACGGAAAAGCGTCGGCGTGCTCGGTGTCCCGACCGACTCCGCGCCGCTACTGCGCCCGCTCAGCTTCTGGTACGACGGCGACGCCGCGCTCTACTTCGTCTACGTCCTCGGTACCGACAGCCGGAAAGTGACGGCGAGCGACGACGCTGCTATTGCCCGGTTTCTCGTCTACGACATCGAGACGACGTTCAACTGGCGCAGCGTCCTGCTGACGGGTTCCATCGAGCGCATCCCCGACGACGAACGCAGAGCAATCGAAGAACAGATTGACACCTCCTGGAAGCCAGACGTGTTCGAACGCGCGGCCGAGACGGAGGCGACGGCGCTGTACCGGTTCCGAATCGACGACCGAGCCGGTATCAAGCAACTCGAACTCCCGCACGAACTCAGAACCGAATCCTCGTCGAGTCGGCCGGACTGA
- a CDS encoding nicotinate-nucleotide diphosphorylase (carboxylating), which produces MLADSDIERWLREDVGHHDVTNDVPGTTEGRLVAKESGVVAGLDAATAVFEYLDCAVETAVDSGAAVDAGDVVLRVDGPAQSVLRGERVAVNVTGHASGVATKTRAAVDAAASAATNSTPRIAGTRKTTPGLRGVEKRAVAAGGGDTHRLDLSHMVMVKDNHIAELGLVEAVEHFRERVSFATKLDVEVEAPADAPRAAEAGADIVLLDNMAPAETERAVTLVTAADADALTEASGGITVEDVPAYAETGVDIISMGALTHSAPTLDFSFRTG; this is translated from the coding sequence ATGCTCGCAGACAGCGACATCGAGCGATGGCTCCGGGAAGACGTGGGCCACCACGACGTGACCAACGACGTGCCCGGCACGACTGAGGGACGACTGGTAGCCAAGGAGTCCGGCGTGGTTGCGGGTCTCGACGCTGCCACTGCAGTGTTCGAGTATCTAGACTGTGCGGTTGAGACAGCGGTCGACTCCGGGGCTGCCGTCGACGCCGGAGACGTGGTGCTTCGCGTCGACGGCCCCGCGCAGTCGGTGCTGCGCGGCGAACGCGTCGCGGTGAACGTCACCGGCCACGCCTCGGGCGTGGCAACGAAGACCCGGGCCGCCGTCGATGCGGCGGCATCGGCTGCGACGAATTCCACGCCCCGCATCGCCGGCACGCGAAAAACGACCCCCGGACTGCGCGGCGTCGAGAAGCGAGCGGTAGCGGCCGGCGGCGGCGACACCCACCGGCTTGACCTCTCACACATGGTGATGGTCAAGGACAACCACATTGCCGAGCTGGGACTTGTCGAGGCCGTCGAACACTTCCGCGAGCGGGTCTCCTTCGCCACGAAACTCGACGTAGAGGTCGAAGCTCCGGCAGATGCACCGCGAGCCGCGGAAGCCGGCGCAGACATCGTCTTGCTGGACAATATGGCCCCCGCCGAGACCGAGCGCGCGGTCACCCTCGTGACGGCAGCCGACGCCGATGCACTCACGGAGGCCAGCGGCGGTATCACAGTCGAGGACGTGCCGGCGTACGCCGAAACGGGTGTGGACATCATCTCGATGGGGGCGCTGACCCACTCCGCGCCAACGCTCGATTTCTCGTTCCGAACGGGCTGA
- a CDS encoding aspartate oxidase produces the protein MTDDPITTDVLVIGSGIAGLAAALAAAREGDDVTLATKATRPEGSSSWWAQGGIAISRDTPEEFKEDIMAASDGTADPDAVDVLVENANEAVEDVLLETLDVEFDSVEPRSTGADERASETPVSQDGFDFTREAAHSEDRILHVDASTGKHIHVPFLNYVDDHDRVEILDDTAALELIRHEGRVHGAMLESDGEVDPYFAGSVVLATGGIGDLYPRTTNPDNTTGDGIGMAALAGAEVEDMEYVQFHPTACVQEGGERDGDVAFLVSEAVRGEGGLLRNGDGERFMPDYHADAELAPRDVVARAVKTEREVTGEVTLDVSPLDFAEEFPDLAQRCEDHGVDWTEGIPVAPAEHFLCGGISVDDRGRTTLDRLYAVGECSRTGVHGANRLASTSLLEGLVWGLRAGEDAAGAEPEPIEAPELLERDPDLPKRFASDKFQRLTRVMDDYVGVVRDPADLQRAMAVLRRLKGEVDAYVRTRTSRSLYELRHASVTALLIARHAAENEESVGTHNLVDASEDPPESTAD, from the coding sequence ATGACGGACGACCCGATTACGACGGACGTGCTGGTCATCGGTTCCGGTATCGCCGGGCTGGCGGCGGCGCTCGCCGCGGCCCGCGAAGGCGACGACGTGACGCTCGCCACGAAGGCCACCCGCCCCGAAGGGTCCTCATCCTGGTGGGCACAGGGCGGCATTGCCATTTCCCGGGATACACCCGAGGAGTTCAAAGAAGACATCATGGCCGCTTCGGACGGCACTGCCGACCCCGACGCCGTCGACGTGCTAGTCGAGAACGCCAACGAAGCTGTCGAGGACGTGCTGCTGGAGACGCTGGACGTTGAATTTGACAGCGTCGAGCCACGCTCGACGGGAGCGGACGAGCGGGCGTCGGAGACGCCCGTGAGTCAGGATGGGTTCGACTTCACCCGCGAGGCCGCCCACAGCGAGGACCGCATCCTCCACGTGGACGCCTCAACGGGCAAGCACATTCACGTCCCGTTTCTGAACTACGTCGACGACCACGACCGCGTGGAGATTCTGGACGACACCGCCGCGCTGGAACTCATCCGCCACGAGGGCCGCGTTCACGGCGCGATGCTCGAATCCGACGGCGAGGTCGACCCCTACTTCGCCGGCAGCGTCGTCCTGGCGACCGGCGGTATCGGCGACCTCTACCCGCGGACGACGAATCCCGATAACACCACCGGGGACGGCATCGGCATGGCCGCACTCGCCGGGGCCGAGGTCGAGGACATGGAATACGTGCAGTTCCATCCGACCGCATGCGTACAGGAAGGCGGCGAGCGTGACGGCGACGTGGCCTTCCTCGTCAGCGAGGCCGTCCGCGGTGAGGGCGGCCTGCTCCGCAACGGCGACGGGGAGCGGTTCATGCCAGACTACCACGCCGACGCCGAACTCGCGCCCCGCGACGTGGTGGCCCGGGCAGTCAAAACAGAGCGAGAGGTCACCGGCGAGGTCACGCTGGACGTCTCGCCACTCGATTTCGCAGAGGAGTTCCCCGACCTCGCACAGCGCTGTGAGGACCACGGCGTCGACTGGACCGAGGGAATCCCGGTCGCCCCTGCCGAGCACTTCCTCTGTGGCGGCATCTCCGTCGACGACCGCGGCCGGACGACGCTTGACCGACTCTACGCCGTCGGCGAGTGCTCCCGGACCGGCGTCCACGGCGCGAACCGACTCGCCAGTACGTCCCTCCTTGAGGGACTCGTCTGGGGTCTGCGCGCCGGCGAAGACGCGGCCGGGGCCGAACCGGAGCCCATCGAAGCGCCGGAACTACTGGAACGCGACCCGGACCTGCCCAAGCGGTTCGCCAGCGACAAGTTCCAGCGGCTGACCCGGGTGATGGACGACTATGTCGGCGTCGTGCGCGACCCCGCGGACCTCCAGCGCGCGATGGCCGTCCTCCGCCGGCTCAAGGGCGAAGTGGATGCGTACGTCCGCACGCGTACCAGCCGCTCGCTGTACGAACTCCGCCACGCCAGCGTCACCGCCCTGTTGATCGCGCGCCACGCCGCCGAAAACGAAGAGAGCGTCGGCACGCACAATCTCGTGGACGCGAGCGAGGACCCGCCGGAGTCCACAGCCGACTGA
- a CDS encoding quinolinate synthetase gives MPEMETAAFETDLSLFKYDNLEQLPSTYRDLEADERTERIENALDTLGDDVVILGHNYQRREIVEHADFIGDSYQLSKEAAESDADYVIFGGVTFMAESADIITDDDQTVILPSMEASCPMAGMAEALQVDAAWAELTAALDDDEEIIPITYMNSYADLKAFCAEQGGLVCTSSNAHKAFEYAFEKGDKVLFLPDKHLGENTAHRLGMADETVEWDPWDVEGTDAADAVENDVILWEGYCQVHERFREHHIESVREDYPDANVIVHPECRREVVEAADVAGSTSTICESVAEADAGETWAIGTEIHLTHHLQRWHPEVNVVPLCGDACMDCNAMRQIDPNYLAWVLEELVDGRERNVIEVAPEEKELAQVAMDRMLEI, from the coding sequence GTGCCCGAAATGGAAACCGCCGCGTTCGAGACAGATCTCAGCCTCTTCAAGTACGACAACCTCGAGCAACTCCCGTCAACGTATCGGGATCTCGAGGCAGACGAGCGGACCGAGCGCATCGAGAACGCGCTCGATACCCTCGGCGACGACGTGGTCATCCTCGGCCATAACTACCAGCGCCGGGAGATAGTCGAACACGCCGACTTCATCGGCGACTCCTACCAGCTCTCGAAGGAGGCCGCCGAGTCCGACGCCGACTACGTGATTTTCGGCGGCGTGACGTTCATGGCCGAATCCGCGGACATCATTACGGACGACGACCAGACCGTGATTCTCCCGTCGATGGAGGCCTCCTGCCCGATGGCCGGCATGGCCGAGGCGCTGCAGGTCGATGCCGCGTGGGCGGAGCTGACCGCGGCCCTGGACGACGACGAAGAGATAATCCCTATCACGTACATGAACAGCTACGCCGACCTGAAGGCCTTCTGTGCCGAGCAGGGCGGGCTGGTCTGTACCTCATCGAACGCGCACAAGGCCTTCGAGTACGCCTTCGAGAAGGGCGACAAAGTCCTGTTCCTGCCCGACAAGCACCTCGGCGAGAACACAGCTCACCGACTCGGCATGGCCGACGAGACTGTCGAGTGGGACCCATGGGACGTCGAAGGGACCGACGCCGCCGACGCCGTCGAGAACGACGTCATCCTCTGGGAGGGGTACTGCCAGGTCCACGAGCGGTTCCGCGAGCACCACATCGAGTCCGTCCGCGAGGACTACCCCGACGCGAACGTCATCGTCCACCCCGAGTGCCGCCGCGAGGTCGTTGAGGCCGCCGACGTGGCCGGCTCCACGTCGACCATCTGTGAGTCTGTCGCCGAGGCCGACGCCGGCGAGACGTGGGCCATCGGCACCGAGATACACCTCACGCACCACCTCCAGCGGTGGCACCCTGAGGTGAACGTCGTGCCGCTGTGTGGCGATGCCTGTATGGACTGCAACGCGATGCGGCAGATCGACCCGAACTACCTCGCGTGGGTGCTGGAGGAACTGGTCGACGGCCGCGAGCGAAACGTCATCGAGGTCGCGCCCGAGGAGAAGGAACTGGCACAGGTCGCGATGGACCGGATGCTGGAGATCTAA